One window of Mesorhizobium sp. PAMC28654 genomic DNA carries:
- the mtnA gene encoding S-methyl-5-thioribose-1-phosphate isomerase, translating to MNVGDRHYRTIWLSDDGRSIDIIDQRWLPHDFRIETISTVAGIATAIRDMWVRGAPLIGVTAAYGVAMQMADDPSDDALDAVWETLHETRPTAINLRWALDEMRRFLRPLAPEQRAEGAYRRAAEIADEDVGLNRAIGENGLAIIKAIAARKQPGETVNILTHCNAGWLATVDYGTATSPIYLAVEAGIPVHVYVDETRPRNQGAQLTAWEMAGHGVPHTLIVDNAGGHLMQRGEIDMVIVGTDRTTADGDVCNKIGTYLKALAAADNDVPFYVALPSPTIDWTVHDGLREIPIEQRSADEVSLVWGKTASGEIAQVRISPETTPAANPAFDVTPARLVTGLITERGVAKASREGLKAMFPERS from the coding sequence TTGAACGTCGGCGACCGCCACTATCGTACCATCTGGCTGAGCGACGACGGGCGTTCGATTGACATCATCGACCAGCGCTGGCTGCCGCATGATTTCCGCATCGAGACGATCAGCACGGTTGCCGGTATCGCCACAGCCATCCGCGACATGTGGGTCCGCGGCGCGCCGCTGATCGGCGTCACCGCCGCCTACGGCGTCGCCATGCAGATGGCCGATGATCCGTCGGACGACGCGCTCGATGCTGTGTGGGAAACACTCCACGAGACGCGCCCGACCGCGATCAATTTGCGCTGGGCTCTCGACGAGATGCGGCGCTTCCTGCGGCCGCTGGCGCCAGAACAACGTGCCGAAGGCGCCTACCGGCGCGCGGCCGAGATCGCGGATGAAGACGTCGGCCTCAACCGCGCCATCGGCGAGAACGGTCTCGCCATCATCAAGGCCATCGCCGCGCGAAAGCAACCGGGCGAGACTGTCAACATCCTCACCCACTGCAATGCAGGCTGGCTGGCAACGGTCGACTACGGCACCGCCACTTCGCCGATCTATCTCGCTGTCGAAGCCGGCATTCCCGTTCACGTCTATGTCGACGAAACGCGCCCACGCAACCAGGGCGCCCAGCTGACCGCCTGGGAGATGGCCGGCCACGGCGTGCCGCACACGCTGATCGTCGACAATGCCGGCGGCCATCTTATGCAGCGCGGCGAGATCGACATGGTCATCGTCGGCACCGACCGCACCACCGCAGATGGCGATGTCTGCAACAAGATCGGCACCTATCTCAAGGCACTGGCCGCGGCCGACAATGACGTGCCGTTCTATGTCGCCCTGCCGTCGCCGACCATCGACTGGACAGTGCATGACGGGCTGAGGGAGATTCCGATCGAGCAACGCTCGGCCGACGAGGTATCGCTGGTCTGGGGCAAGACGGCCAGCGGCGAAATCGCCCAGGTGCGCATCTCCCCGGAGACGACGCCGGCGGCAAACCCGGCCTTCGACGTGACGCCAGCGCGGCTGGTGACCGGGCTGATCACCGAACGCGGCGTCGCCAAGGCGTCGCGCGAGGGGTTGAAAGCGATGTTCCCAGAGCGCAGCTGA
- a CDS encoding 6,7-dimethyl-8-ribityllumazine synthase, producing MNQHSQKDYETTRIAVIRARWHADIVDQCVTAFEAEMAVLGENRFAVDVFDVPGAYEIPLHAKTLAGTGRYAAILGTAFVVNGGIYRHEFVASAVIDGMMNVQLSTGVPVLSAVLTPLNYHDSAEHHRFFFEHFTVKGKEAANACVQILAAREQIAA from the coding sequence ATGAATCAGCATTCCCAGAAAGACTATGAGACGACCCGCATTGCCGTCATTCGCGCGCGCTGGCACGCCGATATTGTCGACCAGTGCGTAACAGCATTCGAGGCGGAGATGGCCGTGCTCGGGGAAAACCGCTTTGCCGTCGATGTCTTCGACGTGCCCGGCGCCTACGAGATCCCCTTGCACGCCAAGACGCTTGCCGGCACAGGCCGCTACGCCGCGATCCTCGGCACGGCGTTTGTCGTCAATGGCGGCATCTACCGGCACGAATTCGTTGCGAGCGCGGTGATCGACGGCATGATGAACGTACAGCTGTCGACCGGCGTGCCGGTACTGTCGGCGGTGCTCACCCCGCTCAACTATCACGACAGCGCCGAGCATCACCGCTTCTTCTTCGAGCACTTCACCGTCAAGGGCAAGGAAGCGGCGAACGCCTGCGTCCAGATCCTCGCCGCGCGCGAACAGATCGCCGCTTGA
- the mtnK gene encoding S-methyl-5-thioribose kinase produces the protein MTGKLPFEALSVETLSTRLGTNAALCAKIGKDTSAWKVREVGDGNLNLVFIVEGASGAAVVKQALPYVRLVGDSWPLPLKRSFFEYHALSRQEARAPGSVPAIHHFDEGQALIIMEYLSPHIILRRALIEGRQLPNIARDIGLFMARTLFRGSDLHMAAKDRKADLALFADNVELCDITENLVFSAPYFDAKMNRHTSPQLDGLVAELRADRDLKVEAQRLKHLFAANAETLLHGDLHSGSIMVTDSETRMIDPEFAFYGPMAFDVGMLLANFWMSFFSQRGHEQKATRDAMRAHLLDVTVETWVVFRAEFSHLWRTERTGMLYQKSLFEDQGDILGAEQALDHVLHQIWTDLLGFAGIEVHRRILGLAHNADFETIADEDLRASCEAKALRFGRHIAVNRRQIHSIDEVNNLAVLIEQESRI, from the coding sequence ATGACTGGGAAATTGCCATTCGAAGCACTGTCGGTGGAGACGCTTTCAACGCGTCTCGGCACGAACGCGGCGCTGTGCGCGAAGATCGGCAAGGACACGAGCGCCTGGAAGGTTCGTGAGGTCGGCGACGGCAATCTGAACCTGGTGTTCATCGTCGAAGGCGCCAGCGGCGCCGCCGTGGTCAAGCAGGCCCTGCCCTATGTGCGCCTCGTCGGCGACAGCTGGCCGCTGCCCCTGAAGCGCTCCTTCTTCGAATACCACGCGCTGAGCCGGCAAGAGGCGCGCGCGCCGGGCTCGGTGCCGGCCATCCATCATTTCGATGAAGGCCAGGCGCTGATCATCATGGAATATCTGTCGCCGCACATCATCTTGCGGCGTGCGCTGATTGAAGGCCGGCAGCTTCCGAACATCGCACGGGATATCGGTCTGTTCATGGCCCGTACGCTGTTTCGCGGTTCAGACCTGCATATGGCCGCCAAGGACCGCAAGGCCGACCTGGCCCTGTTCGCCGACAATGTCGAACTCTGCGACATCACCGAGAACCTTGTGTTCTCCGCCCCCTATTTCGATGCCAAGATGAACCGGCATACGTCGCCGCAACTCGACGGCCTCGTCGCCGAACTGCGTGCTGATCGCGACCTCAAGGTGGAGGCGCAGCGGCTGAAGCATCTCTTCGCCGCCAATGCCGAGACGCTGCTGCATGGCGACCTGCATTCTGGCTCGATCATGGTCACCGATAGCGAAACGCGGATGATCGATCCGGAATTCGCCTTCTACGGCCCGATGGCCTTCGACGTCGGCATGCTGCTCGCCAATTTCTGGATGTCGTTCTTCTCGCAGCGCGGGCATGAGCAAAAGGCAACCCGCGATGCCATGCGCGCCCATCTGCTCGATGTCACCGTCGAGACTTGGGTCGTGTTCCGCGCCGAGTTCTCGCATCTGTGGCGCACCGAGCGCACCGGCATGCTCTACCAGAAGAGCCTGTTCGAGGATCAGGGCGACATACTCGGCGCCGAGCAGGCACTCGACCATGTACTGCACCAGATCTGGACCGACCTGCTCGGCTTTGCCGGCATCGAGGTTCATCGGCGCATCCTCGGCCTCGCCCACAATGCCGATTTCGAGACCATTGCCGACGAGGATTTGCGCGCCTCGTGCGAGGCGAAGGCGCTGAGATTCGGCCGTCATATCGCTGTCAACCGGCGCCAGATACACAGTATTGACGAGGTCAACAATCTGGCCGTGTTGATCGAACAGGAGAGCAGAATTTGA